A DNA window from Salvelinus namaycush isolate Seneca chromosome 30, SaNama_1.0, whole genome shotgun sequence contains the following coding sequences:
- the LOC120025269 gene encoding B-cadherin-like, which produces MAELQKSLQPSPAQSVQYSRSRAIHQHHHPHTQHQQPQDTLSRLGASTAPSSFTTTLRRDVPPTRTPAQGQSRPLLLARKSLSFSSQDLARYLCEIIRDADQAPESAPFDSLQVFSTEGGGSLAGSLSSFSSAGLEEDTARGQDSLKDWGPRFEKVKALYEKTEASDL; this is translated from the coding sequence ATGGCCGAGCTACAGAAGTCTCTCCAGCCCAGTCCGGCCCAGTCTGTCCAGTACAGCCGCTCCAGGGCCATCCACCAACATCACCACCCCCACACCCAGCACCAACAGCCCCAGGACACTCTTAGCAGGTTGGGCGCCAGCACCGCCCCTTCCTCCTTCACCACCACCCTGCGGAGGGATGTGCCCCCCACCAGGACCCCCGCCCAGGGCCAGAGCAGGCCCCTCCTGCTGGCCAGAAAGAGCCTGTCCTTCTCCAGCCAGGACCTGGCCCGCTACCTGTGTGAGATCATCCGGGACGCTGACCAGGCCCCAGAGTCGGCCCCCTTCGACTCCCTGCAGGTGTTCTCCACGGAGGGGGGAGGCTCGCTGGCCGGGTCCCTCAGCTCCTTCAGCTCAGCCGGGCTGGAGGAGGACACGGCTAGGGGCCAAGACTCCCTGAAGGATTGGGGCCCACGTTTTGAGAAAGTCAAAGCCCTCTACGAGAAGACAGAGGCCAGCGACCTCTGA